In Clostridium sporogenes, one genomic interval encodes:
- a CDS encoding esterase yields the protein MELKVTNIEDLKKLSQGEVIQLPQFRQGRPFNARVKRVSLLNLVRKGVVPNKLLSAAEELFYGKQSSKENVDLAQMTNVMYIMAENALVEPSIEDLKSVGLELTDEQIVALFNYTQEGVSELDSFREEPENTECNINK from the coding sequence ATGGAACTAAAAGTAACTAATATAGAAGATTTAAAAAAATTATCTCAAGGTGAAGTAATTCAGCTACCACAATTTAGGCAAGGGAGACCTTTTAATGCTAGAGTTAAAAGAGTATCTCTTTTAAATTTGGTAAGAAAAGGAGTAGTGCCTAACAAATTATTGAGTGCAGCAGAAGAACTATTTTATGGTAAACAGAGTTCAAAAGAGAATGTTGACTTAGCACAAATGACAAACGTTATGTATATTATGGCTGAAAATGCACTTGTAGAACCTTCCATAGAAGATTTAAAAAGTGTAGGATTAGAGCTTACAGATGAACAAATAGTAGCATTGTTTAATTATACACAGGAAGGTGTTAGTGAATTAGACTCCTTTCGTGAAGAGCCAGAGAATACTGAGTGTAATATCAATAAGTAA
- a CDS encoding peptidoglycan endopeptidase, with amino-acid sequence MQLRGEWILTNDFEVLVQRKKGNKRLGQNINISKYIIDINIDRRSGTNINECKLVCDGIAYGDNIFVRKSLTNSDGNIVTDPMDKIQVYINNEIQFTGWVVNYTINSDTQRVELTVHDNCVLLKRGLNVHPRPNIKYSEIYNTTLIIMLAGIVGLTINIDRDVMAKAKYIDEYVIENGQNIYDAIVELASSLDAIIHASKDGSINVIPAYLDYTSGFDFDYTEIKHITSAATTINSSILKPTILVKNDADENHKKVWSFTDKEMLEYLNGWDDTEIIDSSLAINKETASNIAHERLCTMWRSATNLDILIAEGNENMNIDKVIRATIDNNTDVYRVIGMTTVFNESEGYIDKLTLECIHPHVIEYLGDMIDCQGIRDEIVKQAMKYLNIPFHPNMYYRQDLKEWGMRDEALITHTLIDIGLRSPEELTTSQSNIKNNWCIPIGKDQLKAGDIITWKHDLSEMGFYIGNNRIIEVWGSVIPNMTPTSMKYRGYYVKVIKFPNFGIPECWRLKELKDCG; translated from the coding sequence TTGCAATTGCGAGGTGAGTGGATTTTGACCAATGATTTTGAAGTTTTAGTACAAAGGAAAAAGGGGAATAAACGATTAGGGCAAAATATTAATATTTCTAAATATATAATTGATATAAATATTGATAGGCGTTCTGGAACAAATATAAATGAATGTAAACTAGTGTGTGATGGGATAGCTTATGGCGATAATATCTTTGTTAGAAAATCACTAACTAATAGTGATGGTAATATAGTTACTGATCCTATGGATAAGATACAAGTATATATAAATAATGAAATACAATTTACAGGGTGGGTAGTAAATTATACTATAAATAGTGATACTCAAAGAGTTGAGCTAACAGTACATGACAATTGTGTTTTATTAAAAAGAGGATTAAATGTACACCCACGTCCTAACATTAAATATTCAGAAATTTATAATACTACGCTTATCATAATGTTAGCTGGGATTGTTGGTTTAACTATAAATATAGATAGGGACGTAATGGCTAAAGCTAAATATATAGATGAATATGTTATAGAAAATGGACAAAATATTTATGATGCTATAGTTGAATTAGCAAGTAGTTTGGATGCTATAATTCATGCTAGCAAAGATGGAAGTATAAATGTGATTCCAGCTTACTTAGATTATACGAGTGGATTTGATTTTGATTATACAGAGATTAAGCATATTACAAGCGCAGCTACAACTATAAATTCGAGTATATTAAAGCCTACTATATTAGTGAAAAATGATGCTGATGAAAATCATAAGAAGGTCTGGAGTTTTACAGATAAGGAAATGCTAGAATATTTAAATGGATGGGATGATACAGAAATAATAGATTCTTCGCTTGCCATAAACAAAGAAACTGCAAGTAATATAGCACATGAAAGATTATGTACCATGTGGAGAAGTGCTACTAATTTAGATATATTGATAGCAGAAGGCAATGAGAATATGAATATTGATAAAGTAATTAGGGCTACAATTGATAATAATACAGATGTGTATAGGGTTATTGGCATGACTACGGTGTTTAATGAGAGTGAAGGATATATAGATAAATTAACACTAGAATGTATACATCCACATGTAATTGAATATCTAGGTGATATGATAGATTGCCAAGGGATTCGTGATGAAATTGTTAAACAAGCTATGAAATACTTGAATATACCTTTTCACCCAAATATGTATTATAGACAAGATCTAAAAGAATGGGGAATGAGAGATGAAGCTCTAATTACACATACATTAATAGATATTGGATTACGTAGTCCAGAAGAATTAACAACATCACAATCTAATATTAAAAATAATTGGTGCATTCCTATTGGAAAAGATCAATTAAAAGCTGGGGATATAATAACTTGGAAGCATGATCTATCAGAGATGGGATTTTACATTGGAAATAATAGAATAATAGAAGTATGGGGAAGTGTAATTCCAAATATGACACCAACATCTATGAAATATAGAGGTTATTATGTTAAAGTGATAAAGTTTCCTAATTTCGGAATACCTGAGTGCTGGCGTTTAAAGGAGTTGAAAGATTGTGGCTAA
- a CDS encoding signal peptidase II, translating into MSEFFNITFDKDVVLDDSVISNKTGWSSEKIQKEIIDKRITKFEQLEDVDVINKKNKQLVAYSEETGKFTTIDSLEAGELTGVGMKQISKMGIEGSVEKPKVVNIPLNTIDFKVPRVNVLRYDTENTQDLISIKNEFTNYESNDFAEDNMVVFDGKAYLKTEHINDFEVIQDEENFTEHSVHVDKSLFKKIEGFEIFEDEAIQKLKIKAIPFDRLLILKDDMNLSNVDHIDYFKLTANGNNIRIICSVDSGNTWKTFSGEEWVDVNLTVDDVKKNGMNINTFNFINDVFWNELVITKKIRFAYLLSMNNITDIEEIDKLDLKYDGVGRWKEAKEDLYEVIYASNTLLQIECKFSGDIKINY; encoded by the coding sequence ATGAGTGAATTTTTTAATATAACCTTTGATAAAGATGTTGTCTTAGATGATAGTGTGATTTCCAATAAAACTGGTTGGAGCAGCGAGAAAATACAAAAGGAAATAATAGATAAAAGAATTACAAAATTTGAGCAGTTAGAAGATGTAGATGTTATTAATAAAAAAAATAAACAGTTAGTAGCTTATTCAGAGGAAACGGGTAAATTCACAACTATTGATAGTTTAGAAGCTGGGGAACTTACAGGCGTAGGTATGAAACAAATATCTAAGATGGGGATAGAAGGAAGTGTTGAAAAACCTAAAGTTGTTAATATTCCACTTAATACAATAGATTTTAAAGTACCACGTGTAAATGTTTTAAGGTATGACACAGAAAATACACAAGATTTAATATCAATAAAAAATGAATTTACTAATTATGAAAGTAATGATTTTGCTGAAGATAATATGGTGGTATTTGATGGCAAAGCATATTTAAAAACCGAACATATAAACGATTTTGAAGTAATTCAAGATGAAGAAAATTTTACTGAGCATAGTGTTCATGTAGATAAAAGTTTATTTAAAAAAATAGAAGGTTTTGAAATATTTGAAGATGAAGCTATTCAAAAATTAAAAATAAAAGCTATCCCATTTGATAGGTTACTTATTCTAAAAGATGATATGAATTTAAGTAATGTAGATCATATAGATTATTTCAAATTAACTGCTAATGGAAACAATATAAGAATAATTTGTAGTGTAGATAGCGGTAACACATGGAAAACATTTAGTGGAGAAGAATGGGTAGATGTCAATTTAACAGTAGATGATGTAAAGAAAAATGGGATGAATATTAATACTTTTAATTTTATTAATGATGTATTCTGGAACGAATTAGTTATTACTAAAAAAATTAGATTTGCTTATTTGCTTAGTATGAATAATATCACAGATATTGAAGAAATAGATAAACTGGATTTAAAATATGATGGTGTTGGAAGATGGAAAGAGGCTAAAGAAGATTTGTATGAAGTAATTTATGCTAGTAACACATTATTACAAATAGAATGTAAATTTAGTGGAGATATTAAAATTAACTATTAA
- a CDS encoding cell adhesion protein — translation MNLINIALNKLVTTDNVIFNTYTPDKIVNGNLDSTDGFLCKDNGVFVLLKIILDNPYLIKKVKLKQLNYNNIRRCKEFTIKASNDNINYNTILSETLLNNDDLQEFILNVNKAYKYWCILIKNNYSGETGWSNGIGEFQLYANESKYLINQNKDYYSTKTNFLNLGQPVDNTELQNWYNKYGTDDINIITENLNNKEFPMSKNENGIWETDFELDINEVKDNIKLADADENNKSIKYNCNDYRILDLCDDEFDIRMLKEK, via the coding sequence ATGAATCTCATTAATATAGCTTTAAATAAATTAGTTACAACAGATAATGTAATTTTTAACACATATACTCCTGATAAAATTGTAAATGGAAATCTTGATTCAACTGATGGATTTTTATGTAAAGATAATGGAGTATTTGTTTTATTAAAGATTATATTGGACAACCCTTATTTAATAAAAAAAGTTAAATTAAAACAATTAAATTACAATAATATAAGAAGATGTAAGGAATTTACTATAAAAGCTTCAAATGATAATATAAATTATAATACTATACTATCTGAAACATTGCTTAATAATGATGATTTACAAGAATTTATATTAAATGTTAATAAAGCATATAAATATTGGTGTATCTTGATAAAAAACAATTATTCTGGAGAAACAGGGTGGAGTAATGGAATTGGTGAATTTCAATTGTATGCCAACGAATCAAAGTATTTGATTAATCAAAATAAAGACTATTACTCAACAAAAACAAATTTTCTTAATCTTGGACAACCTGTAGATAATACTGAATTACAAAATTGGTACAATAAATATGGAACTGATGATATAAATATTATAACTGAAAATCTGAATAATAAAGAATTTCCTATGTCTAAGAATGAAAATGGAATATGGGAAACTGATTTTGAATTAGATATAAATGAGGTTAAAGATAATATAAAATTAGCTGACGCAGATGAAAACAATAAATCTATCAAATATAATTGTAATGATTATAGAATATTAGATTTATGCGATGATGAGTTTGATATTAGAATGTTGAAAGAAAAATAA
- a CDS encoding hemolysin XhlA family protein: MELKVCEEKHKRLEEKIDVHDIRLNDYGKRIDRIEQNQSKIDTKIENLCDQLKQLVSVLKWYIGLSVGALVSFFFYAVQYRIFK, translated from the coding sequence GTGGAGTTAAAAGTTTGTGAAGAAAAACATAAAAGATTAGAAGAAAAAATTGATGTACATGATATTAGACTTAATGATTATGGAAAAAGGATTGATAGGATAGAACAAAATCAATCAAAGATAGATACTAAAATTGAGAACCTTTGTGATCAATTAAAACAACTTGTATCTGTTTTAAAATGGTATATAGGATTATCAGTAGGAGCTTTAGTAAGCTTCTTTTTTTATGCAGTTCAGTATAGGATTTTTAAATAG
- a CDS encoding N-acetylmuramoyl-L-alanine amidase, with product MLFNLNPGHTLSGGDVGTRGINGLKEEVLTRQLVNEIDKELRGRGHRTNICRVDYAATLQESLNKQVDLCNSVNADLNICIHFNTTVGGYGSEVYTYNGKYLIEADRVLKELNKLGFRNRGIKDQPLALTKRTKAKTIYIEVCFIDSAGDVVILNKYGMNGIAKAIVSGVLGASSNVETGSGKENENTAWINLDGKTGTICTPSGVNVREGKSTSSRILGTLTNGAKVQLYRKEGEWMHVYYPPHGGYIYSKYIRY from the coding sequence ATGTTATTTAACTTAAATCCAGGACATACATTAAGTGGTGGAGATGTAGGAACTAGAGGAATAAATGGATTAAAAGAAGAAGTCTTAACAAGACAATTGGTAAATGAAATAGATAAAGAATTAAGAGGTAGAGGGCATAGAACCAATATATGTAGAGTAGACTATGCAGCCACATTACAAGAAAGCTTAAATAAACAAGTAGACTTATGTAATTCAGTAAATGCAGATTTAAATATTTGTATACATTTTAATACTACAGTAGGTGGATATGGATCAGAAGTATATACTTATAATGGCAAGTATTTAATAGAAGCAGATAGAGTATTAAAAGAATTAAATAAACTAGGCTTTAGAAATAGGGGGATTAAAGATCAGCCTTTAGCATTAACCAAAAGGACTAAAGCTAAAACAATTTATATAGAGGTATGTTTTATAGACAGTGCTGGAGATGTAGTGATACTTAATAAATATGGGATGAATGGAATCGCAAAAGCAATAGTAAGTGGTGTTTTAGGAGCATCTTCAAATGTTGAAACTGGATCAGGTAAGGAAAATGAGAATACGGCATGGATAAATTTAGATGGGAAAACAGGTACTATATGTACTCCAAGCGGTGTAAATGTTAGAGAAGGAAAGTCTACATCAAGTAGAATACTAGGAACCCTTACCAATGGAGCCAAAGTACAATTATATCGCAAGGAAGGGGAATGGATGCATGTATATTATCCTCCACATGGTGGGTATATATATTCTAAATATATAAGATACTAA
- the aroC gene encoding chorismate synthase, with amino-acid sequence MLRFLDAGESHGRALTAIIEGIPSNVYIDIDFINNELKRRQTGYGRGKRMSIEKDKVEIWSGIRENKTTGNPITLIIYNKDYENWKELINKEVEDKEKIFVPRPGHGDLVGYIKYNTGDIRNVIERTSARETAIRTAVGSICKYILKLLGIDIRSKIQSIGEIFDKNVDIYDNNVYKEIEDSSLRCYNKKAEKNMMDKIDNCKKEGDTIGGSIYVSIKGMPVGIGSYTQWDRKLDALLSYSIMSVQGIKAVEFGEGLDLSKRGSTFNDEIYYDEDNIKRKSNNAGGIEAGVSNGEDMVIKAYMKPIPSIKKPIQTINLKEKTNVENRYERSDVCGVVPASIVLENVCAFEILKEILNTYPCDDFNMLKKYMREM; translated from the coding sequence ATGCTTAGATTTTTAGATGCAGGAGAATCTCATGGAAGGGCATTAACAGCTATAATAGAAGGTATACCATCAAATGTTTATATAGATATAGATTTTATAAATAACGAACTTAAAAGAAGACAAACTGGCTATGGTAGAGGAAAGAGAATGTCAATAGAAAAGGATAAAGTGGAAATATGGTCTGGCATTAGAGAAAATAAGACTACAGGAAATCCTATAACTTTAATTATCTATAATAAAGACTATGAAAATTGGAAAGAACTTATAAATAAAGAAGTAGAAGATAAAGAAAAAATTTTTGTTCCTAGACCAGGGCATGGAGATTTAGTAGGATATATTAAATATAATACAGGAGATATAAGAAATGTAATAGAGAGAACTTCAGCTAGGGAAACTGCTATTAGAACAGCTGTAGGTTCTATATGTAAATATATATTAAAATTATTAGGAATAGATATAAGAAGTAAAATTCAAAGTATAGGAGAAATATTTGATAAGAATGTAGATATATATGATAATAATGTGTATAAAGAAATAGAAGATAGCTCTTTAAGATGTTACAATAAAAAAGCAGAAAAGAACATGATGGATAAAATAGATAACTGTAAAAAAGAAGGAGATACTATAGGTGGAAGTATTTATGTATCTATAAAGGGCATGCCAGTAGGTATAGGAAGTTATACTCAATGGGATAGAAAATTAGATGCCTTATTAAGTTATTCTATTATGTCTGTTCAAGGAATAAAGGCAGTAGAGTTTGGAGAAGGCCTAGATTTAAGTAAAAGAGGAAGTACTTTTAATGATGAAATATATTATGATGAAGATAATATAAAAAGAAAAAGCAATAATGCTGGAGGAATTGAAGCAGGAGTATCTAATGGCGAGGATATGGTGATAAAGGCTTATATGAAACCAATACCATCTATAAAAAAACCAATACAAACTATTAATTTAAAAGAAAAAACAAATGTAGAAAACAGATACGAAAGATCTGATGTTTGTGGTGTTGTTCCAGCTTCTATAGTTTTGGAAAATGTATGTGCCTTTGAAATATTAAAAGAAATTTTGAATACATATCCCTGTGATGATTTCAATATGTTAAAAAAATACATGAGAGAAATGTAA
- the polA gene encoding DNA polymerase I → MNKERLLILDSNSLLNRAFYALPDLMTGEGIHTNAIYGFVNMLLKMKEEIKPDYIVAAFDRKAPTFRHEEYKDYKAGRKKMPEELAQQFPIVKELLSALAISIFEIDGFEADDLIGTLSVFAEEKGIEVYIVTGDKDALQLATDNVKVVITKKGITEKEIYDKNRMIEEFGVTPKEFIDVKGLMGDTSDNIPGVPGIGEKTAFKLIKEYKSIEIVLENIENIRGNKLKENLHEYREQAIFSKKLATIMCNVPIDMSLEDIKSKEEYDINKIRKMFERLEFKSLINKIGRGNEEETVEEEVSYKNIVSLEEFKDIKNNIIKYKENDLYLYFELEDIALFSKSRIKTLYANFKDEVYRIDFEMLINNTKEQFIEVCREIFESKEIKKITYDAKNPRTILRKLGIEFNSIKFDINLAAYLIDPVRKEYEISSLASEYLFKNINREDEILKIKEVNIMPKLYKVLEEKIKDQDMEELLYKVEQPLTETLSAMEAEGFKVDKDILLQLEKKFKGEIESTQSEIYSMSEEEFNINSPKQLGKILFDKLDLPVIKKTKTGYSTNAEVLDKLRDKHPIIDKITYYRQLTKIYSTYIEGLKAAIDEDGKIHSNFNQTVTATGRLSSTEPNLQNIPIKYEMGREIRKVFIPNAEDSVILSADYSQIELRVLAHISNDENMISAFNEHDDIHTKTASEVFKVPIDEVTPLMRSNAKAVNFGIVYGIGDFSLSQDLNITRKEAKQYIDAYLERYPNVKLYLENIVEEAIEKGYVNTILNRRRYIKEVKSSNKIVKAAGERLAMNSPIQGSAADIIKLAMVNVHRKLKEDNFKSSIILQVHDELILNVYKDELERVKALVKKEMEQVLSLKVGLDVDINIGNDWYEAK, encoded by the coding sequence ATGAATAAAGAAAGATTATTAATATTAGATAGTAATAGTTTATTAAATAGAGCTTTTTATGCATTACCTGATCTTATGACTGGAGAGGGAATTCATACTAATGCTATATATGGTTTTGTTAATATGCTTTTAAAAATGAAAGAGGAGATAAAGCCTGATTATATAGTGGCAGCTTTTGATAGAAAGGCACCTACTTTTAGACATGAAGAATATAAGGACTATAAGGCAGGGCGAAAAAAAATGCCAGAGGAACTTGCACAGCAGTTTCCTATAGTAAAAGAGCTTTTATCTGCATTGGCTATAAGCATATTTGAAATTGATGGGTTTGAAGCAGATGATTTAATAGGAACTTTATCTGTATTTGCAGAGGAAAAAGGAATAGAAGTTTACATAGTTACAGGAGACAAAGATGCTCTACAATTGGCTACAGATAATGTAAAAGTAGTTATAACTAAAAAAGGTATTACAGAAAAAGAAATCTATGATAAAAATAGAATGATAGAGGAGTTTGGAGTTACACCTAAAGAGTTTATAGATGTAAAAGGTCTTATGGGAGACACCTCTGACAATATACCTGGAGTACCTGGTATAGGAGAAAAAACTGCCTTTAAGCTTATAAAAGAATATAAAAGTATAGAAATAGTACTTGAAAACATAGAGAATATAAGAGGAAATAAATTAAAAGAAAATTTACATGAATATAGAGAGCAGGCTATATTTAGTAAAAAATTAGCTACTATTATGTGTAATGTCCCTATTGATATGAGTTTAGAAGATATAAAATCAAAGGAAGAATATGATATAAACAAAATTAGAAAAATGTTTGAAAGGCTAGAATTTAAATCTTTAATAAATAAAATAGGTAGAGGTAATGAAGAAGAAACTGTAGAAGAGGAAGTTTCTTATAAAAATATAGTTTCTCTAGAAGAATTTAAAGATATAAAAAATAATATAATAAAATATAAAGAAAATGATTTATATCTGTATTTTGAATTAGAAGATATAGCTTTATTTTCTAAATCTAGAATAAAAACATTATATGCTAATTTTAAAGATGAAGTTTATAGAATAGACTTTGAAATGCTTATAAACAATACTAAAGAACAATTTATAGAAGTATGCAGGGAAATATTTGAAAGTAAAGAAATTAAAAAAATTACCTATGATGCCAAAAATCCAAGGACTATACTAAGAAAATTAGGAATAGAGTTTAATAGTATAAAATTTGATATAAATTTAGCTGCATATCTAATAGATCCAGTGAGGAAAGAATATGAGATATCTAGTTTAGCTTCAGAATATTTGTTTAAAAATATAAATAGAGAAGATGAAATTTTAAAAATAAAAGAAGTTAATATAATGCCTAAGTTATATAAAGTACTAGAAGAAAAAATAAAAGATCAGGATATGGAAGAATTGTTATATAAGGTAGAACAGCCTCTTACAGAAACATTATCAGCTATGGAAGCAGAAGGATTTAAGGTTGATAAAGATATACTTTTACAGCTAGAGAAAAAATTTAAAGGGGAAATAGAAAGCACTCAGTCAGAAATATATTCAATGTCTGAGGAAGAATTTAATATAAATTCTCCTAAACAGTTAGGAAAAATACTTTTTGATAAATTAGATTTACCCGTTATAAAGAAAACAAAGACAGGATATTCTACTAATGCAGAGGTACTGGATAAATTAAGAGATAAACATCCAATAATAGATAAAATAACTTATTATAGACAATTAACAAAAATATACTCTACTTATATAGAAGGTCTAAAAGCTGCTATAGATGAAGATGGAAAAATACATTCAAATTTTAATCAAACTGTTACAGCTACAGGGAGATTGTCTAGTACAGAGCCTAATCTTCAAAATATACCTATAAAATATGAAATGGGAAGAGAAATAAGAAAGGTATTTATACCCAATGCAGAGGATTCTGTAATACTTTCAGCGGATTATTCACAAATAGAATTAAGAGTATTAGCCCATATATCTAATGATGAAAATATGATAAGTGCCTTTAATGAACATGACGACATTCATACTAAAACTGCATCAGAAGTGTTTAAAGTTCCAATAGATGAAGTAACTCCTCTTATGAGAAGTAATGCTAAAGCAGTTAATTTTGGTATAGTTTATGGTATAGGAGATTTTAGTCTATCTCAAGATTTAAATATAACTAGGAAAGAAGCAAAGCAGTATATAGATGCTTACTTGGAGAGATATCCTAATGTAAAACTTTACTTAGAAAATATAGTAGAAGAAGCTATTGAAAAAGGTTATGTAAATACTATATTAAATAGAAGAAGATACATAAAAGAGGTTAAGTCTTCAAATAAAATAGTTAAAGCTGCAGGAGAAAGATTAGCTATGAATAGTCCAATACAAGGAAGTGCAGCGGATATAATAAAATTAGCTATGGTAAATGTTCATAGAAAATTAAAAGAAGATAACTTTAAAAGTAGTATAATATTACAAGTACATGATGAATTAATATTAAATGTCTATAAAGATGAACTAGAGAGAGTAAAAGCTTTAGTAAAAAAAGAAATGGAACAGGTTTTAAGTTTAAAGGTTGGATTAGACGTGGATATAAATATAGGGAATGATTGGTATGAAGCAAAATAA
- the coaE gene encoding dephospho-CoA kinase (Dephospho-CoA kinase (CoaE) performs the final step in coenzyme A biosynthesis.), giving the protein MYYLEGIFKIGLTGGIGSGKSTIAEMIKEKDIPVIDADKISREVLKLYPEILIKVKEVFGKEFLDDNGDLKRREFSSYIFKNKNKRIEYENIIMPYITKETFKRIKVLEENKESICVLDAPTLIEQGLYKYMDVNILVWVDKNIQINRVIKRDDLNRSEVINRINSQMSIEEKKKFVDYIIDNSKDIENTKGELDKIFMEVMIKAKQKGGVL; this is encoded by the coding sequence ATGTATTACTTAGAAGGTATTTTTAAAATTGGTCTTACAGGTGGTATAGGCTCTGGCAAAAGTACTATAGCAGAAATGATAAAAGAAAAAGATATACCAGTAATAGATGCGGATAAAATAAGCAGAGAGGTATTAAAGTTATATCCGGAAATTTTAATAAAGGTAAAAGAAGTCTTTGGTAAAGAATTTTTAGATGATAATGGTGATTTAAAAAGAAGAGAATTCAGTAGTTATATATTTAAGAACAAAAATAAAAGAATAGAATATGAAAATATAATAATGCCTTATATAACAAAAGAAACCTTTAAAAGAATAAAAGTATTAGAAGAAAATAAAGAATCAATTTGTGTATTAGATGCTCCTACACTAATAGAGCAGGGTTTATATAAATATATGGATGTAAATATACTAGTTTGGGTGGATAAAAATATACAAATAAATAGGGTTATAAAAAGAGATGACTTAAATAGAAGTGAAGTTATAAATAGAATAAACTCTCAAATGTCTATAGAAGAAAAAAAGAAGTTCGTAGATTATATAATAGATAATTCTAAAGATATAGAAAATACAAAGGGAGAATTAGATAAGATTTTTATGGAAGTAATGATTAAAGCAAAACAGAAAGGGGGAGTGCTCTAA
- a CDS encoding lytic transglycosylase domain-containing protein, translating to MKFLRRLLILILTIILLINITTIAKYIFPMKYRDYIDMYANEHKLDPYFVAAVIKTESNFKKDAASKKNAQGLMQITPETGEWVAEKMGMKNFNTDDLKDPETNIKMGCWYLNNLKEEFDGNMDVVLAAYNGGRGNVQKWLKDSEHSKDGESLHYIPFKETDKYVKKVRAIYNIYRFLYKS from the coding sequence GTGAAGTTTTTAAGAAGACTTTTGATTTTAATATTAACAATTATTCTATTAATAAATATAACAACTATAGCAAAATATATTTTCCCTATGAAATATAGAGATTATATAGATATGTATGCTAATGAACATAAATTAGATCCTTACTTTGTAGCAGCAGTTATAAAAACTGAAAGTAATTTTAAAAAAGATGCTGCCTCTAAAAAAAATGCACAGGGACTTATGCAAATAACTCCAGAAACAGGAGAATGGGTAGCAGAAAAAATGGGAATGAAAAATTTTAATACTGATGATTTAAAAGATCCAGAAACTAATATAAAAATGGGATGTTGGTATTTAAATAATTTAAAAGAAGAATTCGATGGTAATATGGATGTTGTATTAGCTGCATATAATGGGGGTAGAGGAAATGTTCAGAAGTGGTTAAAGGACTCAGAGCATTCAAAAGACGGTGAAAGTCTTCATTATATACCTTTTAAGGAAACAGATAAATATGTAAAAAAGGTAAGGGCTATATATAATATATATAGATTTTTATATAAAAGCTAA
- a CDS encoding ACT domain-containing protein yields MPNKFLIIDNSILPDIFEKVVKVKELLANGKVKDITEGVKTVGISRSTYYKYKDFVFSVSEGVKSQKATIGLLLGHERGTLSKILDRIAEYQGNILTINQDIPINNTANVSITFDISQMSIGLKELVEEIKNTKNVIKVDLIAME; encoded by the coding sequence ATGCCTAATAAATTTTTAATTATAGATAATAGCATACTTCCGGATATTTTTGAAAAGGTTGTGAAAGTAAAAGAGCTTTTAGCTAATGGAAAAGTAAAAGATATAACAGAAGGTGTAAAAACAGTAGGAATTAGTAGAAGTACTTATTATAAATATAAAGATTTTGTATTTTCTGTATCTGAAGGTGTGAAAAGTCAAAAGGCAACTATAGGATTATTACTAGGACATGAAAGGGGAACTCTTTCTAAAATATTGGATAGAATAGCAGAGTATCAGGGGAATATACTTACCATAAATCAAGATATACCTATAAACAACACTGCAAATGTAAGCATTACCTTTGATATATCACAAATGAGTATAGGACTAAAAGAATTAGTTGAAGAAATAAAAAATACTAAAAATGTAATAAAAGTAGATTTGATAGCTATGGAATAA